The Desulfovibrio sp. region CAGGGCCGCACAGCTGCCAGCAAACCAGAACAGCAACAAGAGACCCCGCTGTGCAGAGCAGGCCGCGCAGGCTTGCACGCCGCGCAGGGCCACCCCAATGTGCCAGTATTGCCCGCAAAAACCGCATGACGCTCTCCTAGCTGCGCTTAAGCTGTACCGCGATACCCAGCATGGAATCCGAGGTCTGAATGGACTTTGAGTTCACTTCGTAGGCGCGCTGGCCAACGATCATGTTCACCATTTCGTCCACCACTTCCACGTTGGACATTTCCAGAAAACCCTGGGCCAGTGTGCCCACGTTGTCTGTACCAGGCACACCTTCGGTGGCGTCGCCCGAGGCCTGCGTGGGCGTGTAAAGGTTGCGCCCGCGGGCATCAAGGCCAGCCGGGTTGATAAAGGTGTAGAGCGGCAGCTCTGCCCCGGCCAGTTCCTGCCCCTGCGAGTCAAGTGCGGCCATGTGACCGGATGACGAGATGGAGATGGTCTTGGTCTGCGCCGGCACGGCAAACTGCGGCTGCAGGATGTAGCCGTTGGCCGTAACCACCGTGCCATCCTGATTAAGCTTGAACGAACCGGCACGCGTGTACATAAGCTCGCCGTTTACATCCACCTGAAAGAAGCCATCGCCTTCAATGGCCACGTCCAGCGTGTTGCCGGTGTTCTGAAAATCACCCTG contains the following coding sequences:
- the flgG gene encoding flagellar basal-body rod protein FlgG, whose protein sequence is MMRSLWTGATGMVAQQLNIDVISNNLANVNTTGFKKSRAEFEDLMYQTMRMAGAVTEGDNRLPVGIQVGMGTRPTAVHKFFTQGDFQNTGNTLDVAIEGDGFFQVDVNGELMYTRAGSFKLNQDGTVVTANGYILQPQFAVPAQTKTISISSSGHMAALDSQGQELAGAELPLYTFINPAGLDARGRNLYTPTQASGDATEGVPGTDNVGTLAQGFLEMSNVEVVDEMVNMIVGQRAYEVNSKSIQTSDSMLGIAVQLKRS